From a region of the Blastopirellula marina genome:
- a CDS encoding dockerin type I domain-containing protein, translating to MALSAVPLNAQPLDTGEFMLGDVTVTVVFFESDGTVDPNTETWTASHTNQVKQRIEEGLQWWVDTLALQSSVHELNFDIDYTYADNPIPIGIEPISRIATDLEIWVGEFLDYVGAERTDKIDNDVRLFNHTQRVANDTNWAFTLFVINAQNDADGLFPVGSVRGGFSLAGGSFLAIPSERPASSIAHEVSHQFWAMDEYAGAGHYEDTRGYYDTQNTNAIDGNPTPTSLETSLLRESNSLLTAYATHTSSTSSFESIGWKDSDGDGIFDVFDVPISFSATSQFDPITNQMRINGSASIGVLPNQNSWGLQNSVTTNRLSHIEFRLDGGEWVLGPAIDDYTADFDFLIQLPDANSHEIEVRIVDKTGLIYSQSLLASTAHIDSTAVHGFTGYITYDENDDGIFNAGEQGLAGWIVEVVDLAGTPQVTQTIIEPDDFAVNDVFYDTIGGVTLIAQGSEIDPNFTEVSSRISSLSSTGTQGFFNHSGSSWSNAWSEKRQLKIAFDTPVSRVSIDAIAQSDGDVGILELYDSQNNLLGRYTTSPMAAGASETMVVELDLAEATYAIARGHLTDTDDPRRTLRYVALDNLQVGRSHSVVTDQFGAFTLPFDIDGNFRLKVTAPNGTDAYFTTLSQADVSLTAQAGTSRVAWSASIADDSWHNPLLPTDVNHDGFIDSNDVDQVFNELVNPQFTSGQSAQGRALNENPLPGSPYLDVNADGRLNKLDLLSVMDKAYLQSQFSQSTNPEPVTSQVFYPAPVAMSSGHSITQTLTTTTSEFGVLEGEPIGPLPTVTYETEAIGDTLAVTQDAPALADPFLGVVLPSQDSAVIASAANADQLAASSKSMDDEAVDAILSDLDASLELL from the coding sequence TTGGCTCTTTCGGCCGTGCCGCTAAACGCCCAACCGTTGGACACCGGCGAGTTCATGTTGGGGGATGTCACCGTTACGGTCGTGTTCTTCGAGTCAGACGGCACCGTCGATCCCAACACCGAGACCTGGACCGCTTCGCACACCAACCAGGTCAAACAACGGATCGAAGAGGGGCTGCAATGGTGGGTGGATACGCTCGCGCTTCAATCAAGCGTGCATGAACTGAATTTCGATATCGACTATACCTACGCCGATAACCCGATTCCCATCGGGATCGAGCCGATCTCACGAATCGCAACCGATCTCGAAATCTGGGTGGGCGAGTTTCTCGATTACGTCGGTGCCGAGCGGACTGACAAAATCGACAACGACGTGCGGTTGTTCAACCACACTCAGCGGGTCGCCAACGATACCAACTGGGCGTTCACCCTCTTTGTCATCAATGCCCAAAACGACGCCGACGGCCTCTTTCCGGTCGGAAGCGTTCGTGGCGGATTCTCGCTTGCTGGCGGCTCGTTCCTGGCGATTCCATCCGAGCGACCGGCTAGTTCGATTGCTCACGAAGTTTCCCATCAGTTCTGGGCGATGGACGAGTACGCCGGTGCCGGCCACTACGAAGATACGCGGGGCTACTACGACACCCAGAACACCAATGCGATTGACGGGAATCCAACACCCACCAGCTTAGAAACGAGCCTGCTACGAGAGTCGAACTCACTACTGACGGCCTACGCGACCCATACCAGTAGCACCTCCTCGTTTGAGTCGATTGGCTGGAAGGACTCCGATGGGGACGGGATATTCGATGTCTTCGACGTTCCGATCTCGTTTTCGGCAACCAGTCAGTTTGATCCCATCACCAATCAAATGCGGATCAACGGCAGTGCTTCGATCGGGGTGCTTCCCAATCAGAACTCATGGGGCCTGCAAAACTCGGTTACGACCAATCGCCTGAGCCATATCGAATTCCGCCTGGATGGGGGCGAATGGGTATTGGGACCGGCGATTGATGACTACACCGCCGATTTTGATTTCCTGATTCAACTTCCAGACGCGAACTCCCACGAAATCGAAGTTCGGATTGTCGATAAAACGGGGCTCATCTACTCGCAATCACTTCTCGCGTCGACGGCCCATATCGACTCGACCGCCGTACATGGCTTCACCGGCTATATCACTTACGATGAAAACGACGATGGCATTTTCAATGCCGGCGAGCAAGGGCTGGCTGGCTGGATCGTTGAAGTCGTCGACTTGGCCGGTACCCCACAAGTAACACAAACGATCATCGAGCCTGATGATTTTGCCGTAAACGACGTCTTTTACGATACGATTGGCGGAGTGACGCTGATCGCTCAAGGCTCTGAGATCGACCCCAACTTTACGGAAGTTTCGTCCCGCATCAGTTCTCTTTCCAGCACCGGCACCCAAGGGTTCTTCAACCATTCTGGTAGCTCTTGGAGTAATGCCTGGTCGGAAAAACGCCAGCTGAAGATCGCCTTCGATACGCCCGTTAGTCGCGTGTCGATCGACGCAATCGCGCAAAGTGACGGCGACGTGGGAATTCTGGAACTCTACGATTCTCAAAACAACTTGCTGGGGCGATATACGACCAGCCCGATGGCGGCCGGAGCGTCCGAAACCATGGTCGTGGAACTCGACCTGGCCGAAGCGACCTACGCGATTGCCCGCGGCCACCTGACCGATACGGATGACCCGCGTCGCACGCTACGCTACGTTGCCCTCGACAATCTTCAGGTTGGACGTTCTCATTCGGTCGTGACCGATCAGTTCGGAGCATTCACGCTTCCGTTTGATATTGACGGCAACTTCCGCTTGAAGGTAACCGCCCCCAATGGGACCGACGCCTACTTCACCACGCTCTCGCAAGCTGACGTCAGCTTGACAGCTCAGGCAGGAACAAGCCGAGTTGCGTGGTCTGCGTCGATCGCCGACGACTCATGGCATAATCCGCTGCTGCCAACCGACGTGAACCACGACGGATTCATTGACTCCAACGACGTTGACCAGGTTTTCAACGAATTGGTCAATCCGCAGTTCACTTCAGGGCAATCGGCACAAGGTCGAGCACTCAATGAGAATCCATTGCCCGGCTCTCCCTACTTGGATGTCAACGCAGATGGCCGGCTGAATAAGCTCGACCTGCTGTCGGTGATGGACAAGGCTTATTTACAGAGCCAGTTTTCTCAATCGACCAATCCCGAGCCAGTCACCTCGCAGGTGTTCTACCCAGCCCCTGTCGCGATGAGTTCTGGCCATAGCATCACACAGACACTCACGACGACGACTTCCGAATTCGGCGTCTTGGAAGGGGAGCCCATCGGCCCACTGCCAACCGTGACGTATGAAACCGAAGCAATCGGCGATACCCTTGCGGTTACGCAGGACGCTCCTGCCCTGGCCGATCCCTTCCTAGGGGTCGTTTTGCCTTCTCAAGATTCGGCCGTCATCGCTTCGGCTGCTAACGCTGACCAACTGGCAGCTTCGTCCAAGTCTATGGACGATGAAGCGGTCGACGCGATCCTCTCAGACCTGGACGCTTCTCTCGAACTCCTTTAA